The Radiobacillus deserti genomic interval ATGTAACAAAGGGACGAGCATTAACTCGTGGTTCCACCCTAATTCCCGTTCATTAAGAACAGCTTATTAGCATCTTTAACGCAGATGAAACGCTGCTAGCTACTAAAACAATATGTATTCACCAACAGTGTTCAGAGGTGGTAATCATTAGTGGATTGCCGGAAGCTCCCAGCCAAGGCTTCCTTCTCTTGAGACATCGAACCTAATAATCTTGTCCTCATCCTTACATTTTTCACATAGTCGAAAATATCATTTCGAATGTATTATAACGAGAGTAACATAAAAAATCAAGTTCGCATATTTTTTTGCGCAGTCTGAAACGGGAAATGTTTCAGGGGTTTTACAGTTACTCGCTCCTGAAACACATTATATACCGTTAAGGTCTTAGGATCAGATGGATCATCTCCATAAACCGTAATCCGCTTAGGAGATAAAGATAAAAGTGGAGTCAGATTCCACTCGTTTTCATCAAGTCCAACAATAAACAGTGGCTCTTTACGGATATATTGACTTAATTCTCCCCGCATAAGTTTGGAGCCATTCTCTCGATAAAATGTAAAATAAGGACCTTGTACAACATGAATATGCTCCATTTTCGCTTTCTTTTTAGAAATATATTCCCGTAAAGATTGAATAAAGGCTTGGTATTCCTCTTCTCGTTTATACTCATCGATTGCTAATCCGACCATCTCAATTAGTTCTTGATGATAATCTTTAAAACGAAATTTTACAATCGAATCAAAATGAATCATTTCTTTATCTAATACATTTTGTTTTACTACTTTATGTAAGACTGGGTGAAGTTGAATCACCTCTGATGGTAGCTTTAAATCTTCATCTGTCCCGTTTACAATGGCCATCGTCAATTCTACAATTCGTTGTACTTCTTCTTTGTTCTGAAAATAATACGTATCCCGTACGGTATGCTCCATCCATTTAGACTCCCTATGTTGTATAAAAACATCTGCAATGGCCTTTGTTATATACTCGGTAGCATATAACTCATGGGGGTGAAAAATGACAACCTTATTCCCCCACTTTTCATCAGACTTCCTTTGGAGCTCGGCGTGATTGTCATATTCCCCGTACTTTTCAATAAATGTTCTTGCTTCTTCTTCCAATTCAAAATAAACCTCAAACAAACATATCACCCTCACCAATCAAACTGTTACATTATATGGGTGAGGATGATAAAACATGTCCTTCGAACAAAAACTAGTTATTAGAATTTGCTAGTAGAGCATACAAAAACTTGGCTGAATAGCCAAGTTTATATATTTCGTCTATTTTCACCAAAGATAGGTACCTCTTTACTCACTTGTTTAATACGTTCCATAATTCGTCCGGCTTTTAATTGTTCGGTTTCGCCTCTATTAGACGTCGCTAAATGCTTTTCTAATTGATCCATCGTGTAATTAGAAGTGAAGAAAACAGGTAAGCGTTCCATCATACGGTATTGAAGAATTGATCCAAGAATTTCATCACGGAACCACGCAGATAACGACTCAGATCCGATATCATCTAACATTAATACAGGAATCTTTTTAAACTCCTCCATCTTTCGATTCACAGAGTCATCCTTTAACGAGGATTTCATTTCTCTCACAAATTCTGGCATGTAAATTAACATTGACCCAATTCTTCGTTCTGCTAGCTCTTTTGCAATCGCACCAAGGAAATAAGTTTTTCCTACACCGAACGGACCACTAAAATATAATCCCTTCTCCGCTTGTTTCGTTCCAATCGCTTGTAAATATTGAACCATTTCTCGAACCGCATTAGAGCGCTCCAAATCGGAGTGATCCAAATTATCGATAGATGCCTCTAATACATCCTTCGGCATATACAAGCTTTGAATTAATGTTTGTTTCTCCTTTTGCTCGTCTTCCTGCACCTTTCGATAGCAACGATCATAGGTTAAACGAACATCCTCCCCTTCTACTTGTACCTGGGGCGTGTACCCCTTCAAAATATTGATACACTTGTCAAGAGATGGACAGTCTTCGCAGTTTTTCGATTGGGACTTATACTCGAACAAACGCATTAAATTCCGGTCGAGAACAGAACCAGAAAGCTGTGGATTTTTTTCCATAACTGCTTGAACTTCTGGATCGGAGATGGTCTCTCTTTTCATTTCCTGGAATCTTTTTTGAAAGGATTCATTATCTTTCATCCATTTTTTTAGTGAGGCTTGTATAGGTTCCATACAATCATCCTTATACCATTAATCATCGTGGCAGTTAATCTCTAGGATTAGCCATTTGATTTGTTTTTTTATTTTTAGAGTAATTCTGCAACAATGCTGCGATATCCTCTTTTTCTGTTTCTTCTTGCACTGCCGGTTTCTTTTCTTTAGCTGTAGGGGTTTCTTTACGTTGTTTAAACCATTCTGGCAATACTTCTTGTTTACTCGTTTTTCGTTGCGGAGCACGAGAACTCCATTCTTGATATTTGTTATTTTCTGATTTAGCGAGTGCCATTGCTTGTCGGACTGTTTTTACATTTTTACGCGCCCAATGACTGGCAATTTTTTCTAGGTAGGCTTTGGAAAGTTTCATGTCCGTCTTTAATAATACGTAATGAACCAAAACATTCATCACCCCAACAGATAACCCCTGCTGGGACATCACATCTCGAATGATTTTTAAATCTTGTGCAGATGCCTCATTCCCACCGGATAAGTCCTCTAACAATTGCTTCGGTGAGATATCTTCTAGCATTCGAACGAATTGATCCTGCTTCGACATCGGTTTCTGTTTTTTGGTTTTGGTCTCCCATTGTTTCAACATCTTGTTTGGTAACTAGCTTGACCTTCGAAGTCTGTTTAGCCTGGAAGATATCATGACAGGCACTTTTAAATTCTTTTTGGTCTAATCGGTTTTCATCTGTTATCGCCCAAAAAAGGGCATTCTCAATATCCGTTGTAGGCAAGTCATAAAGAACGAGCATCTGCTCAATTAGTCTTATTTGCTGGTGTAAGAATTTCCGATACAGGTAGCTTTCTTTGCTTTAGTAGGTGTTCAATCCAATTCAAATCCATACTAGAAGCCGTAATGTTTGGCCCAACCTTCTCCTTCTGAGATAAGGGCGCATCTACATCTGCTCTTAACTTCCCACTAGTTTCGAATACTTCCTTAAAATTCACCGTTACTTCATTTCCCGTGATCGATGTATCCGGATATCTACGCTCAAATGTTGCTTCTAGCTTCTCGTATTTATCTTCCCCAATCTCATATCTTAGTAATTGAGACAATACACCGTCTGTTAAAAAATTTCGCGGAGTAAACGGAAGTTGAATCTGATATTGGTAAGAAGCTAATTCATCTATGTCCTCGTTCTTCCATGTTCTTAATAGTCCAATGGCTTCCAATCTCAATCTTGCCGTATAAATTCGATCCAGTGGCATACCCAGATAAGTCATCAATGCATGATGTGTCGCCTGCTCTTCATCATTAGAAATCGAAAGGTCATTGGAAAGAGTGAGATATAACCCTACAGCATCTAAACCGACTAGTGGTTGATATAGATGGGTTAAGGCTTGCAAATGTTCGGTCGAGAGTGTTCCGTGTCCCGTTACGCTGTATGTTTCTATTGGTAGTATTTGCCCTATATGCATCTTTTTCATTCCTCTCCTTTTCGCACTAATTCGCATAAGAAAAAGAGCCGAAGCGGCTCAGCAATCTACTCTTTCTTATCTGTTTGAATCAATTCTTTTAGCTCATCTAAAAAGACACTTATGTCTTTAAATTGGCGATAAACCGAAGCAAAGCGAACATACGCCACCTCATCCACATCCGATAGCCTGTCCATTACCATCTCACCAATCTCTTTACTTTGAACTTCTGAGGTGCCACGATTTCGAAGTTCTTTCTCTACTTCTACTGTAATTTTTTCGATTTGTTCGATTGCCACAGGTCTTTTTTCACACGCTTTAATAAGTCCACGTAACAATTTGTCTCTACTAAATTCCTCCCGTGTCCCTTCTTTTTTTACAACGATCAGAGGAACTTCTTCTATTCGTTCAAAGGTCGTAAAGCGGAACGCGCAATCTTCACATTCTCTTCGGCGGCGAATGGATTTCCCTTCTTCTATTGGGCGTGAATCTAACACTTTTGTACTTTTATAATCACAATTTGGACATTTCATCCTTCTCTACCCCACTATCTGGTCGAACTTATGTAAAATCGTACTACTCATTTATTACCATTAAATCTTTTTGTAGTTCTTTATACATAAAAGAAATCAGCTTATGTCCGAATCCAAAGTCAATAGGCAAAATAGACTCCGTCGTTACGGAAAAATCAATAGCTGTTCGGAACGGTTTTACCATTATAATCGTCGCAATTACAAACGCCTTTTTCCCTTTTTTGTAATTCACACTCACTTCTCCATGCTCTTTGGA includes:
- the ytxC gene encoding sporulation protein YtxC, which codes for MFEVYFELEEEARTFIEKYGEYDNHAELQRKSDEKWGNKVVIFHPHELYATEYITKAIADVFIQHRESKWMEHTVRDTYYFQNKEEVQRIVELTMAIVNGTDEDLKLPSEVIQLHPVLHKVVKQNVLDKEMIHFDSIVKFRFKDYHQELIEMVGLAIDEYKREEEYQAFIQSLREYISKKKAKMEHIHVVQGPYFTFYRENGSKLMRGELSQYIRKEPLFIVGLDENEWNLTPLLSLSPKRITVYGDDPSDPKTLTVYNVFQERVTVKPLKHFPFQTAQKNMRT
- the dnaI gene encoding primosomal protein DnaI, giving the protein MEPIQASLKKWMKDNESFQKRFQEMKRETISDPEVQAVMEKNPQLSGSVLDRNLMRLFEYKSQSKNCEDCPSLDKCINILKGYTPQVQVEGEDVRLTYDRCYRKVQEDEQKEKQTLIQSLYMPKDVLEASIDNLDHSDLERSNAVREMVQYLQAIGTKQAEKGLYFSGPFGVGKTYFLGAIAKELAERRIGSMLIYMPEFVREMKSSLKDDSVNRKMEEFKKIPVLMLDDIGSESLSAWFRDEILGSILQYRMMERLPVFFTSNYTMDQLEKHLATSNRGETEQLKAGRIMERIKQVSKEVPIFGENRRNI
- a CDS encoding DnaD domain protein — protein: MLEDISPKQLLEDLSGGNEASAQDLKIIRDVMSQQGLSVGVMNVLVHYVLLKTDMKLSKAYLEKIASHWARKNVKTVRQAMALAKSENNKYQEWSSRAPQRKTSKQEVLPEWFKQRKETPTAKEKKPAVQEETEKEDIAALLQNYSKNKKTNQMANPRD
- a CDS encoding replication initiation and membrane attachment family protein, producing MKKMHIGQILPIETYSVTGHGTLSTEHLQALTHLYQPLVGLDAVGLYLTLSNDLSISNDEEQATHHALMTYLGMPLDRIYTARLRLEAIGLLRTWKNEDIDELASYQYQIQLPFTPRNFLTDGVLSQLLRYEIGEDKYEKLEATFERRYPDTSITGNEVTVNFKEVFETSGKLRADVDAPLSQKEKVGPNITASSMDLNWIEHLLKQRKLPVSEILTPANKTN
- the nrdR gene encoding transcriptional regulator NrdR, yielding MKCPNCDYKSTKVLDSRPIEEGKSIRRRRECEDCAFRFTTFERIEEVPLIVVKKEGTREEFSRDKLLRGLIKACEKRPVAIEQIEKITVEVEKELRNRGTSEVQSKEIGEMVMDRLSDVDEVAYVRFASVYRQFKDISVFLDELKELIQTDKKE
- a CDS encoding cytosolic protein, producing MNVKQAYSKFIDTHTETNENHWDSSLRTHYFKTTKDKAFEAVEAFFQKSPSFEIVAVSKEHGEVSVNYKKGKKAFVIATIIMVKPFRTAIDFSVTTESILPIDFGFGHKLISFMYKELQKDLMVINE